One window from the genome of Aliidongia dinghuensis encodes:
- a CDS encoding FHIPEP family type III secretion protein, protein MTVDSFSSIGSPAIRGGRGVAALAAKLGLRGDLAIVTLVVIAIAIMILPLPQPLIDTLIAWNIGASALVLMVSLYLDRPTKFSTLPATILIATLLRLATEVAVTRLVLVEADAGNIVRAFGEFVVAGNVVVGLATFLIITVVQFIVITKGSERVAEVAARFSLDALPGKQMSIDSDLRAGDISQDEARRQRHLLSQESQLFGAMDGAMKFVKGDAIAGLVIVVINLIGGIAVGCLQHHMPIGEAIQTYSLLTVGDGLVAQIPALLISFAAGTVVTRVAAEQPRDLGTDIVRQVVREPRALIVTATVLVLLSAVPGFPTAIFLLLAAGAGAGALSLRRRQALATERSAEAEPATPVPELEAPPSEGPVLMALSPDLAVRLDLALLGRRLAERQAALAERFGIELPRPAVRPDPSLNGTAFRLDIDDVPAAGGTLDQTDEGLETLPSAMARAITGALEHFMGVQEARRLLNAAEADYGDLVQEVQRVASIATIADVFRRLLDEGVALRPLKLILGALVEAGTRDQEAGLLVERARAALRRQICHAHADAKGVLRVIILEREAEDLVRTSIRQTSAGPSLRLTDEALTALVDGVRGHLEAAPDDGPRPVLLASFDIRRLLRGLLVRQELPLAVLSYQELSRDVSVRSLGFVNCGGVAVPPGGLHLIETGESANAAE, encoded by the coding sequence ATGACAGTCGATTCCTTCTCGTCGATCGGCAGCCCTGCAATTCGTGGCGGGCGGGGCGTCGCAGCACTCGCCGCGAAACTGGGGCTGCGCGGCGATCTTGCGATCGTGACGCTCGTCGTGATCGCGATTGCGATCATGATCCTGCCCCTGCCGCAGCCGCTGATCGACACGCTGATCGCGTGGAATATCGGTGCCTCGGCGCTCGTGCTGATGGTTTCGCTCTATCTCGACCGACCGACGAAATTCTCGACCCTGCCGGCGACCATCCTGATCGCGACGCTGCTCCGGCTTGCGACCGAGGTGGCGGTGACACGGCTCGTTCTGGTCGAGGCCGACGCCGGCAACATCGTCCGCGCTTTCGGCGAGTTCGTCGTCGCCGGTAACGTGGTGGTCGGGCTCGCGACCTTCCTCATCATCACGGTGGTCCAGTTCATCGTCATCACCAAGGGCTCGGAACGCGTGGCGGAAGTTGCCGCCCGCTTCTCGCTCGATGCCCTGCCGGGCAAGCAGATGAGCATCGACAGCGACCTGCGCGCCGGCGACATCAGCCAGGACGAGGCGCGCCGCCAGCGCCATCTCCTCTCCCAGGAAAGCCAGCTGTTCGGCGCCATGGACGGCGCCATGAAATTCGTCAAGGGCGACGCGATTGCCGGCCTCGTCATCGTGGTCATCAACCTGATCGGCGGCATCGCGGTCGGCTGCCTGCAGCATCACATGCCGATCGGCGAGGCGATCCAGACCTATTCGCTGCTGACGGTCGGCGACGGGCTGGTGGCGCAGATCCCGGCGCTGCTCATCTCGTTCGCCGCCGGCACGGTGGTGACGCGGGTCGCGGCCGAACAGCCGCGCGACCTCGGCACCGACATCGTGCGGCAAGTCGTGCGCGAGCCGCGCGCGCTGATCGTGACCGCGACGGTGCTGGTGCTGCTGAGCGCGGTGCCAGGCTTCCCGACGGCGATCTTCCTGCTGCTCGCCGCTGGAGCTGGTGCCGGCGCCCTGTCGCTCCGCCGTCGCCAGGCACTCGCGACTGAACGGTCGGCCGAGGCCGAACCGGCGACCCCGGTGCCCGAACTCGAGGCGCCGCCCAGCGAAGGGCCGGTGCTGATGGCGCTCTCGCCGGATCTCGCGGTGCGGCTCGATCTCGCCCTCCTGGGCCGGCGGCTCGCCGAGCGGCAGGCGGCCCTGGCCGAGCGCTTCGGCATCGAGCTGCCGCGGCCGGCTGTCCGGCCGGACCCAAGTCTGAACGGCACCGCCTTCCGCCTCGACATTGATGATGTGCCGGCGGCCGGCGGCACATTGGACCAAACCGACGAGGGCTTGGAGACGCTGCCCTCGGCGATGGCGCGGGCGATCACCGGCGCGCTCGAGCATTTCATGGGCGTGCAGGAAGCCCGTCGGCTGCTCAACGCGGCCGAGGCCGACTATGGCGACCTGGTGCAGGAGGTGCAGCGGGTCGCGTCGATCGCGACGATTGCCGACGTATTCCGTCGCCTGCTCGACGAGGGCGTGGCGCTCCGCCCGCTCAAGCTGATCCTGGGCGCGCTCGTCGAGGCCGGCACGCGGGACCAGGAGGCGGGCCTGCTCGTCGAGCGCGCCCGGGCGGCGCTGCGCCGACAGATCTGCCACGCCCATGCCGATGCCAAGGGCGTGCTCCGAGTCATCATTCTGGAACGCGAGGCGGAGGACCTGGTGCGCACCTCGATCCGGCAGACTTCCGCGGGCCCGAGCCTGCGCCTCACCGACGAGGCGCTGACGGCGCTCGTCGACGGGGTGCGCGGTCATCTCGAGGCGGCACCCGACGACGGGCCGCGGCCGGTGCTGCTCGCGTCGTTCGACATCCGGCGCCTGCTGCGCGGCCTGCTGGTCCGGCAGGAACTGCCGCTCGCGGTGCTGTCGTATCAGGAGCTGTCGCGCGACGTCTCCGTCCGCTCGCTGGGCTTCGTCAATTGCGGCGGCGTCGCCGTGCCGCCGGGCGGCCTGCATCTGATCGAGACCGGCGAGAGCGCCAATGCCGCGGAATAG
- a CDS encoding type II and III secretion system protein family protein — MPRNSGRGIWHRLCLAALVLSVALVPCTGVAQDAPNADARSKVDLGTRVDRSVQLTLGKGRAFRFEEPVDTALVGDPKIADVHVISPRLIYVFANGVGSTNLVAIGAGDRQIAAIDLRVTRDPGSAESTLQTLHPNSAVTLAFAGDRLVVRGEAQDVGGAMDAAIAARSGVPDDKDVVDRATIDKATQINLRVRFAEVSRTSIRNLGVNWQALLRPGAFTLGLTSGSFLQGGVDTSSTFGTITGGLVTSRANVDVLLDALQREQALTMLAEPNLTTVSGQTASFLAGGEVPIPVPQSDRTITLDYKQFGVSLAFTPTVLEHDRIGIRVKPEVSTIVQNSPIVLNGVSAPTFSVRRAETTVELASGDTFAIAGLLQHNISDDLDKLPGLGALPVLGPLFRSSKYERDESELVILITPYLVKPSPDRSLTAPTDRIGADTASGPAAIGLAGFIID; from the coding sequence ATGCCGCGGAATAGCGGGCGGGGTATTTGGCACCGCTTGTGCCTGGCTGCGCTCGTGCTGTCGGTCGCCCTGGTGCCCTGCACCGGCGTCGCTCAGGATGCGCCGAACGCGGATGCCCGCTCGAAGGTCGACCTCGGTACCCGCGTCGACCGGTCGGTCCAGCTCACGCTCGGCAAGGGGCGGGCGTTCCGCTTCGAGGAGCCGGTCGATACGGCTTTGGTTGGCGACCCGAAGATCGCCGACGTCCATGTCATCTCGCCCCGGCTCATCTATGTGTTCGCCAACGGCGTGGGCTCGACCAATCTCGTCGCGATCGGCGCCGGCGACCGGCAGATCGCGGCCATCGACCTGCGCGTGACGCGCGATCCGGGCTCGGCCGAAAGCACGCTCCAGACCCTGCATCCGAATTCGGCCGTGACGCTCGCCTTCGCCGGCGACCGGCTCGTCGTGCGCGGCGAGGCCCAGGATGTCGGCGGCGCGATGGACGCGGCCATCGCCGCGCGCAGCGGCGTGCCCGACGACAAGGACGTCGTCGATCGCGCGACCATCGACAAGGCGACGCAGATCAACCTGCGCGTCCGCTTTGCCGAGGTCTCACGCACCAGCATCCGCAATCTGGGCGTCAATTGGCAGGCGCTGCTGCGGCCGGGCGCGTTCACGCTGGGCCTGACCTCCGGCTCGTTCCTGCAGGGTGGCGTCGATACGTCGAGCACGTTCGGCACGATCACCGGCGGCCTCGTCACCAGCCGCGCCAATGTCGACGTGCTGCTCGACGCGCTCCAGCGTGAGCAGGCCTTGACCATGCTGGCCGAGCCGAACCTGACGACGGTGAGCGGCCAGACTGCGAGCTTTCTCGCCGGCGGCGAGGTGCCGATCCCGGTGCCGCAGTCCGACCGGACGATCACGCTCGACTACAAGCAGTTCGGCGTCTCGCTCGCCTTCACGCCGACCGTGCTCGAGCACGACCGCATCGGCATCAGGGTCAAGCCCGAGGTCAGCACCATCGTGCAGAACAGCCCGATCGTGCTGAACGGCGTCTCGGCGCCGACCTTTTCCGTGAGGCGGGCCGAGACGACGGTCGAGCTCGCGAGCGGCGACACGTTCGCGATCGCCGGCCTCCTGCAGCACAACATCAGCGACGATCTCGACAAGCTGCCGGGTTTGGGCGCGCTGCCGGTGCTAGGCCCGCTGTTCCGCTCGTCCAAGTACGAGCGTGACGAGAGCGAGCTCGTCATCCTGATCACCCCCTACCTGGTGAAGCCGAGCCCCGACCGGTCCTTGACCGCGCCGACCGACCGCATCGGCGCCGACACCGCGTCCGGCCCGGCCGCCATCGGGCTCGCCGGCTTCATCATCGATTGA
- a CDS encoding CpaD family pilus assembly lipoprotein, with protein MKRPAPGHLSGLLGLPLLLALTACLPEREAPPPDGFEIQAVELEHAVALAPGETALAPAERTALADFLARNGGAGTTVRVDAEGPSAADAQAVVLGALRGMAIGSTAGHLAPGAETRVRVAVVRQAYLPRACRADAEAAVEGGRPLGCSNALNLARMVDAPADLTAGRPLGPAPAGPVARAALRYLEQGGEATLSEATSDTKASSVSSTAAPSPSP; from the coding sequence ATGAAGCGACCAGCCCCCGGGCATCTGAGCGGGCTCCTCGGCCTCCCCCTCCTGCTCGCACTTACCGCCTGCCTGCCGGAGCGGGAGGCGCCGCCGCCGGACGGGTTCGAGATCCAGGCGGTCGAGCTCGAGCATGCCGTGGCACTGGCGCCGGGCGAGACGGCGCTGGCTCCGGCGGAGCGGACGGCGCTCGCCGATTTCCTGGCACGGAACGGCGGGGCGGGGACAACGGTGCGGGTCGATGCGGAGGGGCCGTCGGCGGCCGACGCCCAGGCCGTCGTGCTCGGAGCCCTGCGCGGCATGGCGATCGGCAGCACGGCCGGCCATCTTGCCCCGGGTGCCGAGACGCGCGTACGGGTGGCGGTCGTGCGCCAGGCCTATCTGCCGCGCGCCTGCCGGGCCGACGCCGAGGCTGCCGTCGAGGGCGGGCGGCCGCTCGGCTGCAGCAACGCACTCAATCTGGCGCGCATGGTCGACGCCCCGGCCGACCTCACCGCCGGCCGGCCGCTCGGGCCGGCGCCGGCCGGGCCGGTCGCGCGGGCAGCGCTGCGCTATCTCGAGCAGGGCGGCGAGGCGACCTTGTCGGAGGCCACGTCCGACACGAAAGCGTCCAGTGTGAGCAGCACGGCCGCGCCAAGCCCGTCGCCGTAG
- a CDS encoding alpha/beta fold hydrolase — protein MTTSPYGEGTLPKGVRSRMIHGVNGLDVHILEAGYESPGRPLALLLHGFPDLAYGWRHLIPILADAGYHVVAPDQRGFGRTTGWVNSYDAQLEPFSLLNMTRDALGLVSALGYRRTAMLVGHDLGSPVAAYCALARPDVFPSVVLMSAPFPGPPAFPFNIAESEASSVQPNTENQKLAAALAALDPPREYYQQYLSTREADYDMSHPPQGLHAFLRAFFYVKSADWPGNKPHPLKARTAIELAQMPTYYVMDLGKTMPQTVAPFQPSAAEVLACKWLTEPELGVYTAEYGRTGFQGALQAYRVYSDPDLNAELRLFSGKTIDVPSLFIGGKSDWGTYSAPGAVDFMRTKAATRMGDIELIDGAGHWIQQEQPARLGVLLLAFIKEVGGADHSSE, from the coding sequence TTGACCACATCGCCATATGGCGAAGGAACGCTGCCCAAGGGCGTCCGCTCGCGCATGATCCATGGGGTTAATGGCCTCGATGTCCATATTCTCGAGGCCGGTTACGAAAGCCCCGGCCGGCCGTTGGCACTGCTTCTGCACGGCTTTCCGGACTTGGCTTATGGCTGGCGACATCTGATCCCAATCCTGGCTGACGCCGGGTACCATGTCGTGGCGCCCGACCAGCGGGGTTTTGGCCGCACCACCGGCTGGGTGAACAGCTATGACGCCCAGCTGGAGCCCTTCAGCCTCTTGAATATGACGCGCGACGCGCTCGGATTGGTTTCGGCGTTGGGGTATCGACGTACGGCAATGCTCGTCGGGCACGACCTCGGCTCGCCCGTGGCGGCCTATTGTGCGCTAGCCCGACCGGACGTCTTTCCCTCGGTGGTGCTGATGAGCGCACCGTTCCCCGGTCCGCCGGCGTTTCCGTTCAACATTGCGGAAAGCGAGGCATCGTCGGTTCAACCAAACACCGAAAATCAAAAGTTAGCGGCCGCGCTGGCGGCGCTCGATCCGCCGAGAGAGTATTATCAACAATACTTGAGCACACGGGAGGCGGACTATGACATGTCGCACCCCCCTCAAGGCTTACACGCGTTTCTTCGTGCATTTTTCTACGTCAAGAGCGCTGACTGGCCGGGGAATAAGCCGCATCCGTTGAAGGCGCGAACCGCCATAGAACTTGCACAAATGCCTACCTATTACGTCATGGATCTCGGCAAGACGATGCCCCAGACCGTCGCTCCATTCCAACCTTCCGCCGCCGAGGTCCTGGCCTGCAAATGGCTCACCGAGCCGGAACTTGGAGTGTACACGGCGGAGTATGGCCGCACTGGGTTTCAAGGCGCCCTGCAGGCTTATCGCGTCTATTCCGATCCTGACCTAAATGCTGAGTTGCGCCTGTTTTCGGGCAAGACGATCGATGTCCCGTCGCTCTTCATCGGTGGGAAGAGCGATTGGGGCACCTATTCGGCGCCGGGCGCCGTCGATTTTATGAGGACGAAGGCGGCGACGAGGATGGGTGACATCGAGCTGATCGATGGCGCCGGTCACTGGATCCAACAGGAGCAGCCGGCTCGGCTCGGCGTGCTCCTGCTCGCCTTCATCAAGGAGGTGGGTGGGGCGGATCACAGCAGCGAATAG
- a CDS encoding TetR/AcrR family transcriptional regulator gives MTRKTDARARAIETAERLFRIQGYTATGLTQILEESGAPKGSFYFHFPRGKAQLAEEAIDHYIATRISVLRSISANTAGNALNFVHQLFGTFAAEMVASDFQYGCLMQNLANELPALDAELTKRVARGFADSTEIVAEHFRGCGFAPARASSTAAALVAALEGARTIARLERTPAIFEALADVSVRRWAAPEG, from the coding sequence ATGACTCGCAAGACCGACGCCCGCGCTCGTGCAATTGAAACCGCCGAGCGACTGTTTCGCATCCAAGGCTATACCGCGACTGGATTGACCCAGATCCTTGAAGAAAGCGGCGCGCCGAAAGGGTCGTTCTACTTTCACTTTCCACGCGGCAAGGCGCAGTTGGCGGAGGAAGCGATCGATCACTACATTGCGACTAGAATTTCTGTATTGCGGAGCATTTCGGCGAATACGGCGGGTAATGCTCTGAATTTCGTGCATCAGCTTTTCGGCACATTCGCAGCCGAAATGGTCGCCTCAGATTTCCAGTATGGATGTCTAATGCAAAATCTGGCGAATGAGCTGCCCGCGCTCGACGCTGAGCTGACCAAACGGGTAGCGCGCGGATTTGCTGATTCGACCGAGATTGTTGCGGAGCATTTTAGAGGGTGCGGTTTCGCACCCGCGCGCGCATCCTCTACCGCAGCCGCATTGGTAGCCGCCCTCGAAGGCGCGCGAACGATCGCCCGCCTGGAACGCACGCCGGCCATATTCGAGGCGCTGGCGGATGTTAGTGTCCGGAGGTGGGCTGCCCCCGAGGGGTGA
- a CDS encoding tetratricopeptide repeat protein, whose protein sequence is MRTGAVFRHGTLCALALLGLQACSNGGSRAEAPTVASATADRGESLARMADDAAARGDMTTALAFYRQAALAASNGADGNAAGPMLMYGNALMAVGAYDQAGGAFRRVVEREPENAQALVGLGSADLALGKSTEAADLLQRVIARHPEDLRARRNLGVALDLAGRHAEAQAAYREGLGRSPDDEDLKADLALSLALAGDAGQSVALIREVAASPFAEPRHLRNAVLVLSLAGQDQEAQRLAERRLPADTARQLMARIQTLKTKETAQDRTAAIGFEVGG, encoded by the coding sequence ATGAGGACCGGCGCCGTGTTCCGTCACGGGACGCTCTGCGCGCTCGCCCTGCTGGGCCTGCAGGCGTGCAGCAACGGCGGCTCGAGAGCCGAAGCGCCGACCGTTGCGTCCGCCACCGCCGACCGGGGCGAGAGCCTCGCCCGCATGGCCGACGACGCCGCCGCGCGCGGCGACATGACGACCGCCCTCGCCTTCTATCGGCAGGCGGCGCTCGCCGCCAGCAACGGGGCCGACGGCAATGCGGCCGGCCCGATGCTGATGTACGGCAACGCCCTGATGGCGGTCGGCGCCTATGACCAGGCAGGTGGCGCGTTCCGGCGCGTCGTCGAGCGCGAGCCGGAGAACGCACAAGCCCTGGTCGGGCTCGGCAGCGCCGACCTGGCGCTCGGCAAGAGCACCGAAGCGGCGGACCTGCTGCAACGGGTGATCGCGCGCCATCCCGAGGATCTCCGGGCCCGCCGTAATCTGGGCGTGGCACTCGACCTCGCCGGCCGCCACGCGGAGGCGCAGGCGGCCTATCGCGAGGGCCTCGGCCGCTCGCCGGACGACGAGGACTTGAAGGCCGACCTGGCGCTCTCGCTGGCCCTCGCCGGCGATGCAGGCCAGTCGGTGGCACTCATCCGCGAGGTCGCGGCCTCGCCCTTCGCCGAGCCGCGCCACCTGCGCAACGCGGTGCTGGTGCTGAGCCTGGCCGGTCAGGACCAGGAGGCGCAGAGGCTCGCTGAGCGGCGATTGCCGGCGGACACCGCCCGGCAGCTGATGGCGCGCATCCAGACGCTCAAGACCAAGGAAACCGCCCAGGATCGGACGGCGGCGATCGGCTTCGAAGTCGGCGGCTAG
- a CDS encoding LysR substrate-binding domain-containing protein gives MGKSPPSIRSLVAFEAVARLQSVSRAAEELCITQAAASIRVKGLEEHLGFLLFTRENGQVRLTPAGARYLETVRDVIDRLVEAAEWAGRPATVVRLTVFDAFAQHWLIPRFDRLMEELADIEVSLIVDNERESTPLRETDLAIQLTDTPPPGAVKMLDDELVAICRPDFQIRHRLFEPRDLDRVKLLVDHTDAGRAPAAPSDTVLWLKRAGLDVRRLESAIEFRQAALLIDAALHRVGVALVRQSLVIDEIAEGRLVIPFDHSVPCQQPIYLAAAPLTGGDENIRRVRDWLLREARATRTAIEPALLMKA, from the coding sequence ATGGGCAAGTCTCCGCCATCCATCCGATCGCTTGTCGCCTTCGAAGCCGTTGCCCGGTTGCAGAGCGTCAGTCGCGCCGCCGAGGAATTGTGCATCACCCAGGCGGCCGCCAGCATCCGCGTCAAGGGGCTGGAGGAGCATCTGGGCTTCCTCCTGTTCACACGCGAGAACGGCCAGGTGCGCCTGACGCCCGCCGGCGCCCGCTATCTCGAAACCGTGCGGGACGTCATCGACCGCCTGGTCGAGGCAGCCGAATGGGCCGGGCGGCCAGCCACTGTCGTACGTCTCACCGTGTTCGACGCCTTCGCGCAACATTGGCTCATCCCGCGCTTCGATCGGCTGATGGAAGAACTGGCCGACATCGAGGTGTCGCTGATCGTCGACAACGAACGGGAATCGACGCCGCTGCGCGAGACCGACCTTGCCATCCAGCTCACCGACACACCGCCGCCGGGCGCTGTCAAGATGCTGGACGACGAGCTGGTCGCAATCTGCCGCCCGGATTTCCAGATCCGGCACCGGCTGTTCGAGCCGCGCGATCTCGACCGGGTCAAGCTGCTCGTCGACCACACGGACGCGGGCCGGGCGCCGGCGGCGCCGTCCGATACGGTGCTGTGGCTGAAGCGGGCCGGGCTCGACGTCCGGCGGCTGGAGAGCGCCATCGAATTCCGCCAGGCTGCCCTGCTGATCGACGCCGCGCTGCATCGGGTCGGCGTGGCGCTCGTCCGCCAGTCGCTCGTCATCGACGAGATCGCCGAGGGGCGGCTCGTCATCCCGTTCGACCACAGCGTGCCCTGCCAGCAGCCGATCTATCTGGCTGCGGCCCCGCTGACCGGCGGCGACGAGAATATCCGGCGCGTCCGCGACTGGCTCTTGAGGGAAGCGCGGGCGACGCGGACGGCGATCGAGCCAGCGTTGCTGATGAAGGCATGA
- the cyoA gene encoding ubiquinol oxidase subunit II, producing the protein MTRGSLTRAARALGPLALLALAFLPLGGCSSLGDLELLNPGGDIGAQEKNLILIALGLMLLVVIPVILLTLFFAWRYRASNTKATYAPKWAHSTAIEVVVWTIPCLIVATLAVLIWRTTHSLDPYKPLESNAAPVHVEVVALNWKWLFIYPDYGVASVNHLELPTNRPVDFKITAESMMNSFFIPQLGSQIYAMAGMQTQLHLIADKPGTYAGLSASFSGPGFSDMHFAAVAAEPKDFDAWVQEAKGSRLTLDQDTYEALEKPSSKVPVTIYSSVIPGLFDSVVDKYMPAMAMPHTASNDQAMNDQAMNGQAMNSAAVRQTTAKAEEQ; encoded by the coding sequence ATGACGCGCGGATCGCTCACGCGGGCGGCTCGCGCGCTCGGCCCGCTCGCCCTCCTCGCCCTCGCCTTCCTGCCCCTTGGCGGCTGCAGCAGCCTCGGCGATCTTGAGCTGCTCAATCCCGGCGGCGACATCGGCGCCCAGGAAAAGAACCTGATCCTCATCGCGCTGGGCCTGATGCTGCTCGTCGTGATCCCGGTGATCCTGCTCACCCTGTTCTTCGCTTGGCGCTACCGGGCGTCCAACACCAAGGCGACCTACGCGCCGAAATGGGCGCATTCGACCGCGATCGAGGTGGTGGTCTGGACCATCCCATGCCTGATCGTCGCCACGCTTGCCGTGCTCATCTGGCGCACGACCCATTCGCTCGACCCCTACAAGCCGCTCGAGTCGAACGCGGCTCCGGTCCATGTCGAGGTCGTGGCGCTCAATTGGAAGTGGCTGTTCATCTATCCGGACTACGGCGTCGCTTCGGTCAATCACCTCGAGCTGCCGACCAACCGGCCCGTCGACTTCAAGATCACGGCCGAGTCGATGATGAATTCCTTCTTCATCCCGCAGCTCGGCAGCCAGATCTACGCAATGGCCGGCATGCAGACCCAGCTGCATCTGATCGCCGACAAGCCCGGCACCTATGCCGGCCTCTCCGCCTCGTTCAGCGGCCCGGGCTTCTCGGACATGCATTTCGCCGCGGTCGCGGCCGAGCCCAAGGATTTCGACGCCTGGGTGCAAGAGGCCAAGGGCTCGCGGCTGACGCTCGATCAAGACACCTACGAGGCGCTGGAAAAGCCCAGCTCCAAGGTGCCGGTGACGATCTATTCCAGCGTGATCCCAGGCCTGTTCGACAGTGTCGTCGACAAATACATGCCGGCCATGGCCATGCCGCACACGGCGTCGAACGACCAGGCGATGAACGACCAGGCGATGAACGGCCAAGCGATGAATTCGGCGGCCGTGCGCCAGACCACAGCGAAAGCTGAGGAGCAATAA
- the cyoB gene encoding cytochrome o ubiquinol oxidase subunit I, translating to MILGKLTLDAIPLDEPIIVGTGAVVALLGLALLGAITYFRQWGYLWREWITSVDHKRIGVMYIILALVMLLRGFADAIMMRAQQAMANNDAAGYLPPHHYDQIFTAHGVIMIFFMATPFIIGLMNVIVPLQIGARDVAYPFLNSLSFWLSAMGAALVMLSMFVGDFAATGWVAYPPLSELGYSPTVGVDYYIWSLQISGLGTTLTGINFIVTILRMRAPGMGLMKMPVFTWTALITNILIVAVFPVLTATLALLSADRMLGMHFFTNEAGGNPMMYINLIWVWGHPEVYILILPCFGAFSEIISTFSGKPLFGYKSMVYATASIGVLSFFVWLHHFFTMGSGANVNAFFGIMTTIISIPTGVKLFNWLFTMFRGRVRYHSATLWTIGFMVTFAIGGMTGVLLAVPGADFVLHNSLFLVAHFHNVIIGGVVFGCLAAMNFWFPKAFGFTLNEFWGKVSFWCWIVGYHFAFIPLYVLGFMGMTRRMNHYDNPAWHPWLVVALVGAVIIGLGIVALVIQLVVSIWQRAENRDLTGDPWNGRSLEWATASPAPFYNFAHVPEIDSLEQHWDDKERGRAYARPRQYEDIHMPKNTAAGVVISAFGFVLSFALIWNMWLIAAVGLLGMIGTFIARTYNRDVDYYVPAAEVARIESERFALVRKAA from the coding sequence ATGATACTCGGAAAACTAACTCTCGACGCGATCCCGCTCGACGAGCCGATCATCGTGGGCACCGGCGCCGTCGTCGCGCTGCTGGGCCTGGCTCTGCTCGGTGCGATCACCTATTTCCGCCAGTGGGGCTATCTCTGGCGCGAATGGATCACCTCCGTCGACCATAAGCGCATCGGCGTCATGTACATCATCCTGGCGCTCGTCATGCTGCTGCGCGGCTTCGCCGACGCCATCATGATGCGCGCGCAGCAGGCGATGGCGAACAATGACGCGGCCGGCTACCTGCCGCCGCACCATTACGACCAGATCTTCACCGCCCACGGCGTGATCATGATCTTCTTCATGGCGACGCCGTTCATCATCGGGCTGATGAACGTCATCGTGCCGCTGCAGATCGGCGCGCGCGACGTGGCCTATCCGTTCTTGAATTCGCTGAGCTTCTGGCTGTCGGCCATGGGTGCGGCGCTCGTCATGCTGTCGATGTTCGTCGGCGATTTCGCCGCGACCGGTTGGGTCGCCTATCCGCCGCTGTCCGAGCTCGGCTACAGCCCGACGGTCGGCGTCGACTATTACATCTGGTCGCTGCAGATCTCAGGCCTCGGTACGACGCTGACCGGCATCAACTTCATCGTGACCATCCTGCGCATGCGCGCGCCGGGCATGGGCCTGATGAAGATGCCGGTCTTCACCTGGACGGCGCTCATCACCAACATCCTGATCGTGGCCGTCTTCCCAGTGCTGACTGCGACGCTGGCGCTGCTCAGTGCCGACCGCATGCTGGGCATGCACTTCTTCACCAACGAGGCCGGCGGCAACCCGATGATGTACATCAACCTCATCTGGGTGTGGGGCCACCCGGAGGTGTACATCCTGATCCTGCCGTGCTTCGGCGCCTTCTCCGAGATCATCTCGACCTTCTCGGGCAAGCCGCTGTTCGGCTACAAGTCGATGGTCTATGCGACCGCCTCGATCGGCGTTCTGTCGTTCTTCGTCTGGCTGCACCACTTCTTCACGATGGGGTCGGGCGCCAACGTCAATGCCTTCTTCGGCATCATGACGACGATCATCTCGATCCCGACCGGGGTGAAGCTGTTCAACTGGCTGTTCACCATGTTCCGCGGCCGCGTGCGCTATCACTCGGCGACGCTCTGGACGATCGGCTTCATGGTCACGTTCGCGATCGGCGGCATGACCGGCGTGCTGCTGGCGGTGCCGGGTGCGGACTTCGTCCTGCACAACAGCCTGTTCCTGGTCGCACACTTCCACAACGTGATCATCGGCGGCGTCGTGTTCGGCTGCCTTGCCGCCATGAACTTCTGGTTCCCCAAGGCCTTCGGTTTCACGCTGAACGAGTTCTGGGGCAAGGTGTCGTTCTGGTGCTGGATCGTGGGCTATCACTTCGCCTTCATCCCGCTCTACGTGCTGGGCTTCATGGGCATGACGCGCCGCATGAACCACTACGACAATCCGGCGTGGCATCCCTGGCTGGTCGTGGCCCTCGTCGGCGCCGTCATCATCGGCCTCGGCATCGTGGCGCTCGTCATCCAGCTGGTCGTCAGCATCTGGCAGCGCGCCGAGAACCGCGACCTGACCGGCGACCCCTGGAACGGCCGCAGCCTCGAATGGGCGACCGCCTCGCCGGCGCCGTTCTACAACTTCGCCCATGTGCCCGAGATCGATTCGCTGGAACAGCATTGGGACGACAAGGAGCGGGGCCGCGCCTATGCCCGGCCGCGCCAGTACGAGGACATCCACATGCCGAAGAACACGGCGGCGGGCGTCGTCATCTCCGCCTTCGGCTTCGTGCTCTCCTTCGCGCTGATCTGGAACATGTGGCTGATCGCGGCGGTCGGCCTCCTCGGCATGATCGGCACGTTCATCGCGCGCACCTACAACCGTGACGTCGACTACTACGTCCCGGCGGCGGAAGTCGCGCGCATCGAAAGCGAGCGCTTCGCGCTCGTGCGGAAGGCGGCGTGA